The following proteins are encoded in a genomic region of Anaerolineae bacterium:
- a CDS encoding methyltransferase domain-containing protein encodes MSQRQLFFRQFIQDFFHVGAILPSSRALARAVVAYLARKQGPVRVLEAGAGTGAFTREIVPLLQPGDTLDIVEINPRLMESLQQRFRQETQFQKQDVEINFIIDDVRHISSSHFYNFIVFSLPLTNFPSAMVQEILALMMNQLQPGGVFSYVHYIFISRFKYLFGGATVRAQMRANQEIIDTFAAKYQIKRRAVWWNVPPSWTYYWQKPGVD; translated from the coding sequence ATGTCACAGCGGCAACTCTTTTTCCGGCAATTCATCCAGGATTTTTTTCACGTTGGGGCTATTCTGCCCAGTTCTCGGGCTTTGGCCCGGGCGGTGGTGGCTTATTTGGCCCGCAAACAGGGCCCGGTGCGCGTCTTGGAGGCCGGCGCGGGCACGGGCGCATTTACCAGAGAAATTGTGCCGTTGTTGCAACCGGGTGATACGCTGGATATTGTTGAAATCAATCCCCGCTTAATGGAGAGTTTGCAACAGCGTTTCCGGCAAGAAACCCAATTTCAAAAACAGGATGTTGAGATCAATTTTATTATTGATGACGTGCGCCATATTTCAAGCAGTCATTTTTACAATTTTATTGTGTTTAGCCTGCCCTTGACCAACTTTCCATCGGCCATGGTCCAAGAAATCCTGGCATTGATGATGAACCAATTGCAGCCAGGCGGTGTATTTAGTTACGTGCATTACATTTTTATCAGCCGGTTCAAATATCTCTTTGGCGGCGCAACCGTCCGCGCCCAGATGAGGGCCAATCAAGAGATAATTGACACCTTTGCCGCCAAATACCAAATCAAACGGCGAGCCGTTTGGTGGAATGTTCCCCCCAGTTGGACCTACTATTGGCAAAAGCCGGGGGTTGATTGA
- a CDS encoding ABC-ATPase domain-containing protein yields the protein MPQTGADLQRHLSRIDGKGYPAYKDIRGSYAFDDFTLFIDHVQGDPFAAPSRVRVRLPMPAAGFPADSRANRSRMIALRDFLARVFSGQCRALSNRSRGSGKSGLIAMDPPGQEILERSATIVTAEFVEARLMVGLPAQGRRVLGRQAAAMLCNDLPQIANAALKYARLDQKRLAAHLDAAEDADTLRAKLPELGLVAFVADGSILPRRSGVDDRPLRSDNVIPFRSPSSLRVEVTLPHAGKITGMGIPAGVTLIVGGGYHGKSTLLLALEKGVYNHIPGDGRELVVTNPTAVKIRAEDGRGVEGVDIRPFVNNLPDHGHAAAFRTDNASGSTSQAANIIEALEVGAKLLLLDEDTCATNLMIRDARMQALVEKSGEPITPFIDRVRQLAAPAQSPAEDERTRGVSSILVLGGSGDYFDVADTVIRMDTYLPQDVTAKARTIAAQHPTGRQVESTAAWPALTPRIPLAKSLNPRKGKREVSIKGRALRAVLFGLEEIDMSAVAQLVDEGQVRAIGQALNLARERFMDNRREVAAVVEAVIREIEQEGLDALDPRQTGDYVAFRVYELAAALNRLRTLRVKSGTTGL from the coding sequence ATGCCGCAAACCGGCGCCGACTTACAACGCCACCTGAGCCGCATTGATGGCAAAGGTTATCCCGCTTACAAAGATATCCGGGGCAGTTATGCCTTTGACGACTTTACCCTGTTCATTGACCACGTGCAGGGCGATCCTTTTGCGGCTCCGTCTCGCGTCAGAGTCCGCCTGCCTATGCCGGCAGCCGGTTTTCCCGCTGATAGTCGGGCCAATCGCAGCCGCATGATTGCCCTGCGCGACTTCCTGGCCCGCGTCTTCTCCGGCCAATGCCGCGCCTTGAGCAACCGCAGCCGGGGTTCCGGCAAAAGCGGCCTGATAGCCATGGACCCGCCCGGCCAGGAAATTCTGGAGCGCTCCGCCACCATTGTTACGGCCGAATTTGTGGAAGCCCGTTTAATGGTTGGCCTGCCCGCCCAGGGACGGCGCGTACTGGGCCGGCAGGCCGCGGCCATGCTGTGTAATGACCTGCCCCAAATCGCCAACGCCGCCCTCAAATACGCCCGCCTTGATCAAAAACGGCTGGCCGCTCACCTTGATGCAGCCGAGGATGCCGACACGCTCCGGGCCAAACTGCCGGAATTGGGTTTGGTGGCTTTTGTGGCCGATGGCAGTATTTTGCCCCGTCGCTCCGGTGTGGACGACCGGCCCCTGCGGAGCGACAACGTTATCCCTTTTCGCTCTCCCTCCAGCCTGCGCGTTGAAGTTACATTGCCGCACGCCGGAAAAATAACCGGAATGGGGATTCCGGCGGGCGTCACTTTGATTGTTGGCGGGGGGTATCACGGCAAAAGCACGTTGCTGTTGGCCCTGGAAAAAGGCGTCTACAACCACATCCCCGGCGACGGGCGCGAGTTGGTGGTCACTAATCCCACTGCGGTGAAAATCCGGGCCGAGGATGGCCGCGGGGTAGAAGGCGTGGATATTCGGCCCTTTGTCAACAACCTGCCCGACCACGGCCACGCCGCCGCCTTCCGCACCGACAACGCAAGCGGCAGCACCAGTCAGGCGGCCAACATCATTGAGGCGTTAGAAGTAGGCGCTAAACTACTGTTGTTGGACGAAGACACGTGCGCCACCAATTTAATGATCCGCGATGCCCGCATGCAGGCCCTGGTGGAAAAATCGGGCGAGCCGATCACGCCTTTTATTGACCGGGTGCGCCAATTGGCCGCTCCCGCCCAATCCCCGGCAGAGGACGAGAGAACGCGAGGGGTGAGCAGCATCCTGGTGCTGGGTGGCAGCGGCGATTATTTTGACGTAGCCGATACCGTTATTCGCATGGACACATATCTGCCCCAAGATGTGACCGCCAAAGCCAGGACCATTGCAGCCCAACACCCCACCGGTCGGCAGGTAGAAAGCACCGCTGCCTGGCCTGCGCTTACCCCGCGTATCCCCCTGGCCAAAAGTTTGAATCCGCGCAAAGGCAAACGAGAGGTGAGCATCAAGGGCCGAGCCTTGCGGGCCGTTTTATTTGGCCTGGAAGAAATTGACATGAGCGCGGTGGCCCAACTGGTTGACGAAGGGCAGGTGCGGGCCATTGGCCAGGCGCTCAACCTGGCCCGCGAGAGGTTTATGGACAACCGGCGGGAGGTGGCGGCTGTGGTTGAGGCCGTTATCCGGGAAATTGAGCAGGAGGGGCTGGATGCCCTGGACCCCCGCCAAACCGGCGACTACGTGGCGTTCCGGGTGTATGAACTGGCAGCAGCGCTGAACAGATTGCGAACGTTACGGGTGAAATCGGGGACAACCGGCCTCTAA